One genomic window of Corynebacterium massiliense DSM 45435 includes the following:
- a CDS encoding DNA-formamidopyrimidine glycosylase family protein codes for MPEGDSVLQLSRRLQFMTGREVTRTSLRVPRYATVRFDGEVCDRVWPYGKHLFMQFGKGILHTHLKMEGIWTTHYAGDKWKRPGHTARVVLQLAARPRDVKVVGHNLGLVEVFPANQYAERIGHLGPDILAPDWAESGGREEAIRRISARPQRAIGAALLDQRNVAGIGNEYRAEACFIAGMHPASAVGRVDVEHVVDISRKIMWANRNSPVRVTTGVRRAGEATYVFGRNHRKCRRCGTLITKSFLGGVDYGGDAGELERVIWWCPVCQPGPYRLP; via the coding sequence ATGCCCGAGGGGGATTCGGTACTGCAGCTGTCCCGGCGGCTGCAGTTTATGACCGGCAGGGAGGTCACCCGTACGTCCCTGCGCGTGCCGCGGTACGCCACCGTCCGCTTCGACGGCGAGGTATGCGACCGCGTGTGGCCGTACGGAAAGCACCTGTTCATGCAGTTCGGCAAGGGTATTTTGCACACGCACCTCAAGATGGAGGGTATCTGGACCACCCACTACGCCGGCGACAAGTGGAAGCGGCCGGGGCACACCGCCCGCGTGGTGCTGCAGCTGGCGGCGCGCCCGCGGGACGTGAAGGTCGTCGGGCACAACCTAGGCTTGGTCGAGGTCTTCCCGGCGAACCAGTACGCGGAGCGCATCGGGCACTTGGGTCCCGACATCCTTGCGCCGGACTGGGCGGAAAGCGGCGGCAGGGAAGAGGCGATCCGCCGCATTAGTGCCCGGCCGCAGCGCGCCATCGGCGCGGCGCTGTTGGACCAGCGCAACGTGGCGGGCATTGGCAATGAGTACCGCGCCGAAGCATGTTTTATCGCCGGCATGCACCCAGCCAGCGCCGTCGGCCGGGTCGACGTCGAGCACGTCGTGGATATCTCCCGGAAGATTATGTGGGCCAACCGGAATTCGCCGGTACGCGTGACCACCGGGGTGCGGCGTGCCGGGGAGGCCACCTACGTCTTCGGGCGCAATCACCGCAAGTGCAGGCGCTGCGGCACGTTGATCACAAAGTCTTTCCTCGGTGGCGTCGACTACGGCGGGGACGCCGGGGAGCTTGAGCGCGTCATCTGGTGGTGCCCGGTGTGCCAGCCCGGACCGTATCGGCTGCCGTAG
- a CDS encoding YccF domain-containing protein codes for MKVLLNFLWFILGGWALALSYLIFGVIACVFVVTIPFGVACFRMANFALWPFGRTVIEPVHGTGGVSVVSNVIWFCVAGVWIALSHIATALAQAVTIVGIPFAWANLKMLPVMVVPFGRRIADSDAIPAGWRPMV; via the coding sequence ATGAAGGTCTTGCTTAATTTCCTCTGGTTCATCCTCGGCGGCTGGGCGCTGGCGCTGTCTTACCTCATCTTCGGCGTTATCGCCTGCGTCTTCGTGGTCACCATTCCGTTCGGCGTGGCGTGCTTCCGCATGGCGAATTTCGCCCTCTGGCCGTTTGGTCGCACCGTTATCGAACCGGTGCACGGTACTGGCGGGGTGTCGGTGGTGTCCAACGTTATCTGGTTCTGCGTGGCGGGCGTATGGATTGCCCTGAGCCACATTGCCACCGCCCTCGCGCAGGCGGTGACCATCGTCGGCATCCCGTTCGCGTGGGCGAACCTGAAGATGCTGCCGGTCATGGTCGTGCCCTTCGGCCGCCGGATCGCCGATTCCGACGCCATCCCGGCCGGATGGCGCCCGATGGTCTAA
- the pgi gene encoding glucose-6-phosphate isomerase, with protein MDSSARQLTDLAEWNDLQSHYDEFSGRTLRELFDADPDRAHRFSFDAAGLHVDLSKNLVDHDGIGKLIALARAAGLEDRRAAMFNGEHINSTEDRAVLHTALRIPVEDDLRVDGQDVAADVHDVLGRMRDFATALRSGSWLGHTGHTIKKVVNIGIGGSDLGPAMAAQALRAYETAGISADFVSNIDPADMTATLDNLDPHSTLFVVSSKSFTTQETLTNAHAARRWLVEQFDGDESAVAKHFVAVSTNADKVAEFGIDTANMFEFWNFVGGRYSISSAIGLSLMCTIGPQDFMRFLGGFHAMDEHFRTAPLEDNVPVLMGLLGIWYTNFYGAETHAVLPYSQDLGRFPAYLQQLTMESNGKSVRRDGTPVAWDTGEIYFGEPGTNGQHAFFQLMHQGTRLIPADFIGFARPRFDLATASGNGSMHDLLMSNFFAQTKVLAFGKTAAEIADEGVAEDLIPHKVMPGNRPTTTILAPELNPAALGALIALYEHIVFVQGVIWDVNSFDQWGVELGKKQAGDLAPAVSGETAPDSGDASTDALINWYRANRG; from the coding sequence GTGGACTCCTCCGCCCGCCAGCTCACCGACCTCGCCGAGTGGAACGACCTCCAGTCGCACTACGACGAGTTTTCCGGCCGCACCCTCCGCGAGCTTTTCGATGCCGACCCGGACCGCGCCCACCGATTCAGCTTCGATGCGGCCGGGCTGCACGTCGACCTGTCGAAGAACTTGGTGGACCACGACGGCATCGGCAAGCTCATTGCTCTGGCCCGCGCCGCCGGCCTCGAAGACCGCCGCGCGGCGATGTTTAACGGCGAACACATCAACTCCACCGAGGACCGCGCCGTGCTGCACACCGCGCTGCGCATCCCCGTCGAAGACGATCTGCGCGTCGACGGCCAGGACGTCGCGGCCGACGTGCACGACGTGCTCGGCCGCATGCGGGATTTCGCCACCGCCCTGCGGTCCGGTTCCTGGCTGGGGCATACCGGCCACACCATCAAGAAAGTGGTCAACATCGGCATTGGCGGCTCCGACCTGGGGCCGGCCATGGCTGCCCAGGCGCTGCGGGCGTACGAGACGGCCGGGATTTCCGCGGACTTCGTCTCCAATATCGACCCGGCGGACATGACGGCCACCCTGGATAACCTCGACCCGCACTCCACTCTTTTCGTCGTCTCCTCCAAGAGCTTCACCACCCAGGAAACGCTCACCAATGCGCACGCGGCGCGGCGCTGGCTGGTCGAGCAGTTCGACGGTGACGAGTCGGCTGTGGCCAAGCACTTCGTGGCGGTGTCGACCAACGCGGACAAGGTCGCGGAGTTCGGCATCGATACGGCCAACATGTTCGAGTTCTGGAACTTCGTCGGCGGGCGCTACTCCATCTCGTCTGCCATTGGCCTATCGCTCATGTGCACAATCGGGCCGCAGGACTTCATGCGTTTCCTCGGCGGTTTCCACGCGATGGATGAGCACTTCCGCACTGCCCCGCTGGAGGACAACGTGCCAGTGCTCATGGGTCTGTTGGGCATCTGGTACACCAACTTCTACGGCGCGGAGACCCACGCCGTGCTGCCCTACTCGCAGGATCTCGGCCGTTTCCCGGCGTACCTGCAGCAGCTGACGATGGAATCGAACGGCAAGTCGGTGCGCCGCGACGGCACGCCCGTGGCCTGGGATACCGGCGAGATTTACTTCGGCGAGCCGGGAACCAACGGCCAGCACGCCTTCTTCCAGCTCATGCACCAGGGCACCCGGTTAATCCCGGCGGACTTCATCGGTTTCGCCCGGCCGCGATTCGATCTGGCCACCGCGTCGGGCAACGGCTCCATGCACGACCTGTTGATGAGCAACTTCTTCGCACAGACGAAGGTCCTGGCTTTCGGGAAGACCGCCGCGGAGATCGCGGACGAAGGCGTCGCCGAAGACCTCATACCGCACAAGGTCATGCCGGGCAACCGCCCTACCACCACGATCCTCGCGCCGGAGCTTAACCCCGCCGCCTTGGGCGCGCTCATCGCGCTCTACGAGCACATCGTGTTCGTCCAGGGCGTTATCTGGGACGTCAACTCCTTCGACCAGTGGGGCGTGGAGCTGGGCAAGAAACAAGCCGGGGACTTAGCCCCGGCTGTCAGCGGTGAGACAGCGCCGGATTCCGGCGACGCGTCCACCGACGCGCTCATCAACTGGTACCGCGCGAACCGCGGTTAA
- the pcrA gene encoding DNA helicase PcrA has translation MTNSPFSSPFSSRDSDNPQGQPSLFGGGDGSAQPARETANTPEPLTTGLNEQQAAAVEHTGAPLLIVAGAGSGKTAVLTRRIAHLLRNRGVSPWQVLAITFTNKAAAEMKDRVGQLVGPVAERMWVSTFHSFCVRILRQQAQLVPGLNSKFTIYDGDDARRLLGMIAKEKQIDLKKFTPRVLANQISNYKNELIGPDAAAHRASETRNPFDRTVADVYADYQKRLRAANAVDFDDLIGEVVRIFADYPQVTEFYRKRFRHVLIDEYQDTNHAQYRLVSELVGRGNLGPDAPELCVVGDSDQSIYAFRGATIRNIQEFERDYPQARTILLEQNYRSTQTILDAANAVIARNENRREKNLWTAKGSGDQIVGYVADNEHDEARFIATEIDALADKGKPYSDIAVMYRTNNASRALEDIFIRTGIPYRVVGGTRFYERREIRDIVAYLRILDNPDDTVSLRRIINVPKRAIGDKAQGHIAVHADNLGVSFGRALVDAAAGDVPGLGTRAVNAVRKFNEMMQGIANQVPDMRNSVTGQPDLGELINAVLDATGYRAELENSNDPQDGSRLDNLNELVSVAREFSSEAANQLAASDIDPAEAVEEGEAAPGSLQAFLEKVSLVADADQIPDSENGVVTLMTLHTAKGLEFPVVFLTGWEDGQFPHMRALGDPKELSEERRLAYVGITRAREKLYLSRAIIRSSWGNPLTNPASRFLGEIPEDLLSWRREEPDSSLSGSGWDEPSYSYGRTFGSSWSGWGGKSRSSRSGARSGSTASSPTQRGRNRGSRSGGGGAGMKNSNLQLAVGDRVNHAKYGLGTVVDCSGSGARATATIDFGSAGTVRLMLIGGLPMEKL, from the coding sequence ATGACGAACTCGCCTTTTAGCAGCCCATTTTCTTCCCGTGATAGCGACAACCCCCAAGGCCAGCCGTCCCTTTTCGGCGGCGGTGACGGAAGCGCCCAGCCCGCGCGCGAGACAGCGAATACCCCGGAGCCGCTGACGACGGGGCTCAACGAGCAGCAGGCCGCGGCGGTGGAACATACCGGCGCGCCGCTGCTGATTGTCGCCGGCGCGGGTTCCGGAAAGACCGCGGTGCTTACCCGGCGCATTGCCCACCTGTTGCGCAACCGCGGGGTCTCGCCGTGGCAGGTGCTGGCCATTACCTTTACCAACAAGGCTGCCGCGGAGATGAAAGACCGCGTCGGCCAGCTCGTCGGCCCAGTCGCGGAGCGGATGTGGGTGTCTACCTTCCACTCGTTTTGCGTACGCATCCTGCGTCAGCAGGCGCAGCTCGTGCCGGGGCTTAACAGCAAATTCACCATTTATGACGGCGACGACGCCCGCCGGCTATTGGGAATGATCGCTAAAGAAAAGCAGATCGATCTCAAGAAGTTCACCCCGCGCGTGCTGGCCAACCAGATTTCGAACTACAAAAACGAGCTCATCGGCCCCGACGCGGCGGCGCACCGCGCGAGTGAGACGCGCAATCCTTTCGACCGCACCGTCGCGGACGTGTACGCGGATTACCAGAAGCGCCTGCGCGCGGCGAACGCGGTGGACTTCGACGACCTCATCGGTGAGGTCGTGCGCATCTTCGCGGACTACCCGCAAGTCACGGAGTTCTACCGCAAGCGCTTCCGCCACGTGCTCATTGATGAGTACCAGGACACCAACCACGCCCAGTACCGGCTGGTCTCCGAGCTGGTCGGCCGCGGGAACCTCGGCCCAGACGCGCCCGAGCTGTGCGTGGTGGGCGACTCGGATCAGTCCATCTACGCCTTCCGCGGTGCGACTATCCGCAACATCCAGGAGTTCGAGCGCGACTACCCGCAGGCGCGCACGATCTTGCTGGAGCAGAACTACCGCTCGACGCAGACGATTCTGGACGCCGCCAACGCTGTCATCGCCCGCAATGAAAACCGCCGGGAGAAAAACCTCTGGACCGCCAAGGGCAGCGGCGACCAGATCGTCGGCTACGTGGCGGACAACGAACACGACGAGGCGCGATTTATCGCCACCGAGATCGACGCGCTGGCGGACAAAGGGAAGCCGTACTCGGACATCGCGGTGATGTACCGGACCAACAATGCCTCCCGCGCGCTGGAAGACATCTTCATCCGCACCGGCATCCCGTATCGCGTGGTGGGTGGCACCCGCTTCTACGAGCGGCGCGAAATCCGCGACATCGTCGCCTACCTGCGCATCCTGGACAACCCGGACGACACGGTGAGCCTGCGCCGGATCATCAACGTGCCCAAGCGCGCCATCGGGGACAAAGCGCAAGGCCACATTGCGGTGCACGCAGATAACCTAGGCGTGAGCTTTGGGCGCGCGCTGGTGGATGCCGCGGCGGGCGACGTGCCGGGCCTGGGCACCCGGGCGGTCAACGCGGTGCGCAAGTTCAACGAGATGATGCAGGGGATAGCCAACCAGGTGCCGGACATGCGCAACTCGGTGACTGGGCAGCCCGATCTGGGCGAGCTCATCAACGCCGTGCTGGATGCGACGGGGTACCGCGCTGAGCTGGAAAACTCCAACGACCCGCAGGACGGCTCGCGCCTGGACAACCTGAACGAGCTGGTCTCCGTCGCCCGCGAGTTTTCCTCCGAGGCGGCCAACCAGCTGGCGGCCAGCGATATCGATCCTGCCGAGGCGGTCGAGGAGGGCGAGGCCGCGCCGGGCTCGCTGCAGGCCTTCTTGGAAAAGGTCTCCCTGGTGGCGGACGCGGACCAGATCCCCGATTCGGAGAACGGTGTGGTCACCCTCATGACCCTGCACACCGCGAAGGGTCTGGAGTTCCCCGTGGTCTTCCTCACCGGCTGGGAGGACGGGCAGTTCCCGCACATGCGCGCGCTGGGAGACCCGAAGGAGCTCTCCGAGGAGCGGCGCCTGGCTTATGTGGGGATCACGCGCGCCCGCGAGAAGCTGTACCTCTCGCGGGCCATCATCCGCTCGTCGTGGGGCAACCCGCTGACCAATCCCGCCAGCCGCTTCCTCGGCGAGATCCCGGAGGATCTCCTCAGCTGGCGCAGGGAGGAGCCGGATAGCTCCCTGTCGGGGTCGGGGTGGGACGAGCCGTCCTACTCCTACGGGCGCACCTTCGGCTCGTCCTGGTCTGGGTGGGGCGGAAAGTCGCGGTCGTCGCGCTCGGGGGCTCGGTCTGGCTCCACTGCGTCTTCCCCTACGCAGCGGGGCCGAAACCGCGGCTCCCGTTCCGGCGGCGGTGGCGCCGGGATGAAGAACTCCAACTTGCAGCTGGCGGTGGGCGACCGTGTCAATCACGCGAAGTACGGTCTGGGCACGGTCGTCGATTGCAGCGGTAGCGGGGCTCGTGCCACCGCGACCATCGACTTCGGCAGCGCCGGAACCGTGCGGCTCATGCTCATCGGCGGGTTGCCGATGGAAAAGCTCTAG
- a CDS encoding M23 family metallopeptidase, translating to MKRSHRARVAASAAAAALIAGLTLPLGTATAGAAPKNAATIDLSDGSAHPSLTHVDSASLADALVGLYESGKAVYNGEVTPQFSQTENGIAISVVIDPKSVPGLGDAFAPSKKQQSHQLSPSMTGKTANGSKVVFPTTGTLTSTFGARWGAQHNGIDVANSQGTPIVSAMDGEVISAGPAQGFGNWVRVRHDDGSIAVYGHMTAQSIQVSVGQRVTAGQQIAAIGNEGQSTGPHLHFEIWPDGATPSDPQQWFAQTGITV from the coding sequence ATGAAGCGCAGTCACCGCGCCCGTGTCGCCGCGTCCGCGGCAGCCGCGGCGCTTATCGCGGGGCTCACCCTGCCCCTCGGCACCGCCACAGCCGGCGCTGCACCGAAGAACGCCGCCACCATCGACCTGTCCGACGGCTCCGCTCACCCGTCTCTCACGCACGTGGATTCCGCATCGCTTGCCGATGCCCTGGTGGGCCTCTACGAGTCCGGCAAGGCGGTCTACAACGGCGAAGTGACCCCGCAGTTCTCACAGACGGAAAACGGCATCGCCATCAGTGTGGTCATCGACCCGAAGTCGGTGCCCGGGCTAGGTGATGCGTTCGCCCCGTCCAAGAAGCAACAGAGCCACCAGCTGTCGCCGTCGATGACCGGCAAGACGGCCAACGGCTCGAAAGTGGTCTTCCCGACCACCGGCACCCTGACGTCCACCTTCGGCGCGCGCTGGGGCGCGCAGCACAACGGCATCGACGTGGCCAACTCGCAGGGCACGCCAATCGTCTCCGCCATGGACGGAGAGGTCATCTCTGCGGGCCCGGCGCAGGGCTTTGGTAACTGGGTGCGCGTGCGCCACGACGACGGCTCCATCGCCGTTTACGGCCACATGACCGCTCAGTCCATCCAGGTGTCGGTGGGCCAGCGCGTGACCGCCGGCCAGCAGATCGCGGCCATCGGCAACGAGGGCCAGTCCACCGGTCCGCACCTCCACTTCGAGATCTGGCCGGATGGCGCGACCCCGAGCGACCCGCAGCAGTGGTTCGCGCAGACGGGAATTACGGTCTAG